One Myotis daubentonii chromosome 3, mMyoDau2.1, whole genome shotgun sequence genomic window carries:
- the C3H1orf167 gene encoding uncharacterized protein C1orf167 homolog, giving the protein MELRPGASQKENVSPRPATPLRPEQRRLPKSLGVVLGSGQGPWVPRGQAESGEPATTPSPRAALRQEPCQVQTNLASPRPRLGLALKDTTGRLINSRFQQQSNLQPLGVFPLRGARAFSVQQSNLRAREAGLAGCGSRSSPHPWSEPQEGFWPHGVPRGSPQPPGPQAQPSPTLKPSWLLATDTPCPCSRPTLRYAPTDGHTQPGPRSWGGLGDWPSRLMGEPLTLDDLAVPVKSPARAPPQAATSRLLASGQHLEQEAARLRCWGAQEPPGPSPQEPWTSGGQALPAGPQCTEPVLTFCGQRKKHPRGLRGAVSLPETPGVQASSKSASPPQTALEVLTGGFPDPVQGVLPAYPLRRGKRPACSRGQTGGPLLPQENKAGNLVNLESERARRQLLSSCFRAWQHLVRRRQAAALGHRRQLCRGLRLREAHMEVACGGQKRALLAQSFQKWRHRAQQQKQGQPHFQAGPGPPPSGGGQPPGPSGRKPGVDPAQRSSPGSLREEAGARPMPSRSGLRPDGGDGRVQILQALQRLAVFLLRCQQEEWARQEKGVQGEASGATLRTQSMGRRPQAWCSPAADTAWVPPLAPQHQRAWLRRCFGAWRRLVKSGAQPREHLADRQMGTPRMCLKHWVWMKLLRASDGAKVTQLSLCRQKEGMWPLLPESACGNMDLGSSAPGGLRWVAQVQGLPQERGQGSPQKACSRRALHGVLLLWRARLSQSQRADSFSQGVQRRLLRRILRAWRLRVWGPGNPSGSARTTSASELRGSTAPSPQEKASRASALLETLRLSFLWAAGRQQQARCLLLWQARAQQSWRAARWHQHTLQRRILLGWSHWSMAQGAQRKLAARWAWDRSCRDALGLWRRRLAQWQEAEQWAQERGRRRVRDALQHWHSSWQRQQCLHDRYQGWVQLRRQGLRRAVFQSWRQAAAHQRHRMARPERLALQSHFQAWCGSARDAGTLRARCRAVQAGLRRRALGATLATWQEARVAAARARECHVAQASIALWRSHVQRGRADRQLRRARAQQAFMAWRVALGQRCEARQQAEGRARARTQLALCWTLWVQESRLHRLSRARAARTLSARVLEAWAQSAAQGRVQRVAIAQFEVVGDRQLLRAHWAQWRTELLSVWLEPRMEAQETSTAHPRPRTDLTHWPGLAGRGRLLALMDTAAPWKQTRSCRPQGTGPRPPSPAQHRSPGGQRKRRETSWAQSDSAAQLWMQRPGSRAQGRPPPGPGGDCSSEGQVDKRRLGRKYLRYWHLEALLRRLQGSQQARRLAGTWQCWVDAQGAEELARSLVSAQAVAAEMGLAHVAAAGRAAAGGSAITATSGGLGPFSGTGGAAPAPSRPFKSQRL; this is encoded by the exons ATGGAGCTGAGACCCGGCGCCAGCCAGAAGGAGAATGTGTCCCCCCGGCCTGCGACCCCCCTGAGGCCAG AGCAACGGAGACTCCCAAAGAGCCTGGGTGTCGTCCTGGGCAGTGGACAGGGCCCGTGGGTGCCCAGGGGCCAGGCCGAGAGTGGAGAGCCGGCCACCACTCCCTCGCCAAGGGCAGCCCTTCGCCAGGAGCCCTGCCAAGTCCAGACCAACCTGGCCAGCCCTAGGCCCCGCCTGGGCCTTGCCCTGAAGGACACGACCGGCCGGCTGATCAACTCCAGATTCCAGCAGCAGAGCAACCTACAGCCCCTGGGAGTCTTCCCGCTGCGGGGGGCGCGAGCGTTCAGCGTCCAGCAGAGTAACCTGCGTGCACGGGAGGCTGGCCTGGCCGGGTGTGGAAGCCgcagcagcccccacccctggtCGGAGCCTCAGGAAGGCTTCTGGCCTCACGGGGTGCCCCGGGGaagcccccaacccccagggcCACAGGCTCAACCATCGCCCACCCTGAAGCCGTCCTGGCTTCTGGCCACAGACACGCCCTGCCCATGCTCCAGGCCCACCCTGCGCTATGCCCCCACTGATGGGCacacacagccaggccccagatcCTGGGGTGGCCTGGGGGACTGGCCCTCTAGGCTCATGGGGGAACCCCTCACCCTGGACGACCTGGCTGTCCCCGTCAAGAGCCCGGCtcgggccccaccccaggctgccaCCTCCCGGCTGCTGGCCTCCGGGCAGCAcctggagcaggaggcagcccgccTCAGGTGCTGGGGGGCCCAGGAACCCCCAGGCCCTTCGCCGCAGGAGCCCTGGACCAGCGGTGGCcaggccctccctgctggcccccaGTGCACCGAGCCTGTTCTCACGTTCTGCGGTCAGAGAAAGAAACACCCCCGAGGTCTCAGGGGAGCCGTGAGTCTCCCAGAGACACCGGGGGTCCAGGCAAGCAGCAAGTCCGCGTCGCCACCGCAGACCGCTTTGGAGGTGCTGACTGGGGGCTTCCCTGACCCCGTGCAGGGGGTCCTTCCTGCTTACCCCCTGAGGCGAGGAAAGAGGCCTGCATGCAGCAGGGGGCAGACCGGGGGCCCCCTGCTCCCTCAAGAG AACAAAGCCGGAAATCTTGTGAACCTGGAGTCCGAGAGGGCCCG ccggcagctgctgTCCAGCTGTTTCAGGGCGTGGCAGCACCTGGTGCGGAGGCGGCAGGCAGCGGCCCTGGGCCACCGGCGGCAGCTGTGCAGGGGTCTGCGGCTCCGGGAGGCCCACATGGAGGTGGCGTGCGGTGGACAGAAGAGGGCCCTTCTggcccagagcttccaaaag TGGAGACACCGGGCTCAGCAGCAGAAACAAGGGCAGCCCCACTTCCAGGCTGGCCCAGGACCCCCACCCTCTGGGGGAGGCCAGCCCCCAGGTCCCTCAGGAAGGAAGCCAGGGGTGGACCCTGCCCAGAGAAGCAG CCCAGGGAgcctgagggaggaggcaggagcccGGCCAATGCCATCACGTTCTGGGCTGAGACCAGATGGAGGAGACGGGAGGGTCCAGATCCTGCAGGCCCTGCAACGGCTGGCTG TCTTCCTCCTGCGGTGCCAGCAGGAGGAATGGGCCAGGCAGGAGAAGGGGGTCCAGGGAGAGGCCTCTGGGGCCACGCTGAGGACTCAGAGCATGGGGAGGCGCCCCCAGGCCTGGTGCTCTCCTGCCGCAGATACAGCCTGGGTGCCCCCCCTGGCCCCCCAGCATCAGAGAGCCTGGCTCCGCAG GTGCTTCGGGGCCTGGCGGCGGTTGGTGAAAAGCGGGGCCCAGCCCCGGGAGCACCTGGCTGACCGCCAGATGGGAACCCCGAGGATGTGCCTGAAACACTGGGTGTGGATGAAGCTGCTCCGGGCATCGGATGGGGCGAAGGTGACCCAGCTGTCCCTCTGCCGGCAGAAG GAAGGGATGTGGCCCCTGCTCCCGGAAAGCGCCTGTG GGAACATGGACCTGGGCAGCTCAGCCCCTGGAGGCCTGAGGTGGGTGGCCCAGGTCCAGGGGCTGCCCCAGGAGCGAGGCCAGGGCTCCCCGCAGAAAGCCTGCTCAAGACGAGCCCTCCATGGGGTGCTACTGCTCTGGAGGGCGAGGCTCTCCCAGAGCCAGCGGGCTGA CTCCTTCTCCCAGGGCGTGCAGCGGCGGCTGCTAAGGCGCATCCTGAGGGCGTGGCGCTTGAGGGTGTGGGGACCAGGCAACCCGTCAGGCAGTGCCAGGACCACCTCGGCCTCAGAACTGCGGGGCAGCACAGCCCCAAGCCCACAGGAGAAG gcGTCCAGGGCCTCCGCCCTCCTGGAGACGCTTCGGCTGAGCTTTCTGTGGGCAGCtgggcggcagcagcaggcgcgGTGCCTCCTGCTCTGGCAGGCGCGGGCTCAGCAGTCCTGGCGTGCAGCAAGGTGGCACCAGCACACCCTTCAGAGGCG CATCCTCCTCGGCTGGAGCCACTGGTCAATGGCCCAAGGGGCCCAGAGGAAGCTGGCTGCCCGCTGGGCCTGGGACCGGAGCTGCAGGGACGCGCTGGGCCTGTGGCGGCGGCGGCTGGCGcagtggcaggaggcagagcagtGGGCCCAGGAGCGGGGCCGGAGACGGGTGCGAGACGCCCTGCAGCACTGGCACTCCTCCTGGCAGA GGCAGCAGTGCCTGCATGACCGGTACCAGGGGTGGGTGCAGCTGCGCCGGCAGGGCCTGCGCAGGGCCGTGTTCCAGAGCTGGCGGCAGGCGGCAGCTCATCAGAGACACAGGATGGCCAGGCCAGAGCGGCTCGCACTTCAGAG CCATTTCCAGGCCTGGTGTGGGTCTGCGAGAGACGCGGGGACGCTCCGGGCCCGGTGTCGAGCCGTCCAGGCTGGCCTGAGAAGACGGGCACTGGGAGCCACGTTGGCCACGTGGCAGGAAGCCCGCGTGGCCGCAGCCCGGGCACGGGAGTGTCACGTGGCCCAGGCCTCCATTGCTCTCTGGAGAAGCCACGTGCAGAGGGGCCGGGCAGACAGGCAGCTGAGGAGGGCCCGGGCCCAGCAGGCCTTCATGGCATGGCGAGTGGCCCTGGGCCAGCGCTGTGAGGCCCGCCAGCAGGCAGAAGGGAGAGCTCGGGCCAGGACCCAGCTGGCCCTGTGCTGGACTCTGTGGGTGCAGGAGTCCCGCCTACACCGGCTCAGCCGAGCCCGCGCTGCCCGGACGCTGAGCGCCAG gGTCCTAGAGGCCTGGGCCCAATCTGCCGCCCAGGGTCGTGTCCAGCGGGTCGCCATCGCCCAGTTCGAGGTGGTTGGGGACAGGCAGCTCCTGCGGGCCCACTGGGCCCAGTGGCGGACAGAGCTGCTCAGCGTGTGGTTGGAACCTCGGATGGAGGCCCAGGAGACGAGCACCGCCCATCCCAGGCCCAGGACCGACCTCACGCACTGGCCCGGGCTGGCCGGCAGAGGGCGCCTCCTGGCGCTTATGGACACTGCAGCCCCATGGAAACAG ACCCGCAGCTGCAGGCCACAGGGCACGGGGCCCAGGCCGCCCAGCCCAGCACAACATCGCAGCCCCGGTGGGCAGAGGAAGCGGAGAGAAACGTCCTGGGCTCAGA GCGACAGTGCCGCCCAGCTCTGGATGCAGAGGCCTGGATCCAGGGCCCAGGGCCGGCCCCCTCCAGGGCCCGGAGGGGACTGCAGCTCTGAAGGCCAGGTGGACAAGAGGCGGCTGGG GAGGAAATACCTGCGATACTGGCACCTGGAGGCCCTGCTCCGCCGGCTCCAGGGCTCCCAACAGGCCAGGCGCCTGGCAGGGACATGGCAATGCTGGGTGGATGCTCAGGGGGCAGAGGAGCTGGCGCGGTCGCTGGTGAGTG CTCAGGCAGTGGCGGCTGAGATGGGTCTGGCGCACGTGGCGGCGGCGGGTCGTGCAGCTGCGGGTGGCTCGGCGATTACAGCAACGAGCGGAGGGCTGGGTCCTTTCTCAGGTACTGGCggagcagccccagcccccagcaggcccTTCAAAAGCCAGCGCCTCTGA
- the AGTRAP gene encoding type-1 angiotensin II receptor-associated protein produces MDPPSVNLKLIILVHWLLTTWGCLMFGGPYAWANFTALALGVWAVAQKDSIDAISMFLGGLVVTILLDIIHISIFYPRAGLLDVGRFGAGMAILSLLLKPFSCFMLYNMYLQRGGEAPFGSREHYPGFGSTSQRSAYQTIDSPEAPTDFYAGAENKGHTSQGY; encoded by the exons CTGATCATCCTGGTTCACTGGCTGCTGACGACCTG GGGCTGCCTCATGTTCGGGGGCCCCTATGCCTGGGCCAACTTCACCGCCCTGGCCTTGGGCGTTTGGGCCGTGGCTCAGAAGGATTCCATCGACGCTATAAGCATG TTTCTGGGTGGCTTGGTGGTCACCATCCTCCTGGACATCATCCACATCAGCATCTTCTACCCGCGGGCCGGCCTCTTGGACGTAGGGCGCTTCGGCGCCGGCATGGCCATCCTCAGCCTGCTCCTCAAGCCCTTCTCCTGCTTCATGCTCTACAACATGTACCTGCAGCGCGGGGGCGAGGCCCCGTTCGGCTCCAGGGAGCACTATCCAG GTTTTGGAAGCACATCTCAGCGCAGTGCCTACCAGACGATTGACTCACCAGAGGCCCCCACAGACTTTTATGCAGGCGCGGAGAACAAGGGTCACACCTCCCAAGGGTACTGA